A single window of Nicotiana sylvestris chromosome 5, ASM39365v2, whole genome shotgun sequence DNA harbors:
- the LOC138868201 gene encoding 5-epi-aristolochene synthase 3-like — protein sequence MASAAVANYEEEIVRPVADFSPSLWGDQFLSFSIDNQVAEKYAQEIEALKEQTRSMLLATGRKLADTLNLIDTIERLGISYHFEKEIDDILDQIYNQNSNCNDLCTSALQFRLLRQHGFNISPEIFSKFQDENGNFKESLASDVLGLLNLYEASHVRTHADDILEDALAFSTIHLESAAPHLNSPLREQVTRALEQCLHKGVPRVETRFFISSIYEKEESKNDMLLRFSKLDFNLLQMLHKQELAEVSRWWKDLDFVTTLPYARDRVVECYFWALGVYFEPQYSQARVILVKTISMISIVDDTFDAYGTVKELETYTDAIRRWDINEIDRLPDYMKISYKAILDLYKDYEKELSSAGKSHIVSHAIERMKEVVRNYNVESTWFIEGYMPPVSEYLSNALATTTYYYLATTSYLGMKSATEQDFEWLSKNPKILEASVIICRVIDDTATYEVEKSRGQIATGIECCMRDYGISTKEAMAKFQGMAEAAWKDLNEGFLRPTPVSTEILCRILNLARIVEVTYIHNLDGYTHPEKVLKPHINALLVDSIEI from the exons ATGGCCTCAGCAGCAGTAGCCAACTATGAAGAAGAGATTGTTCGCCCAGTCGCCGACTTCTCCCCTAGTTTGTGGGGTGATCAGTTCCTTTCATTCTCCATTGACAATCAG GTTGCTGAAAAGTATGCTCAAGAGATTGAAGCATTGAAGGAACAGACAAGGAGTATGTTGTTAGCAACAGGAAGAAAATTGGCTGACACATTGAATTTGATAGACACTATTGAACGCCTTGGCATATCCTACCACTTTGAGAAAgaaattgatgatattttggatCAGATTTACAACCAAAACTCAAACTGCAACGATTTGTGCACTTCTGCACTTCAATTTCGATTGCTCAGGCAACATGGTTTCAACATCTCTCCTG AAATTTTCAGCAAATTCCAAGACGAAAATGGCAATTTCAAGGAATCTCTTGCTAGTGATGTCTTAGGATTATTGAACTTGTATGAAGCTTCACATGTAAGGACTCATGCTGACGATATCTTAGAAGACGCACTTGCTTTCTCCACTATCCATCTTGAATCTGCAGCTCCACATTTGAATTCTCCACTTAGGGAGCAAGTGACACGTGCCCTTGAGCAATGTTTGCACAAGGGCGTTCCTAGAGTTGAGACTCGATTCTTCATCTCATCAATCTACGAGAAGGAGGAATCAAAGAATGACATGTTACTTCGATTTTCCAAATTGGATTTCAACTTGCTCCAAATGTTGCACAAACAAGAACTTGCTGAAGTATCAAG GTGGTGGAAAGATTTGGATTTCGTAACAACACTTCCATATGCTAGAGATCGAGTAGTTGAATGCTACTTTTGGGCATTAGGAGTTTATTTTGAGCCTCAATACTCTCAAGCTCGCGTCATACTCGTTAAGACCATATCAATGATTTCGATTGTCGACGACACTTTTGATGCTTATGGTACAGTTAAAGAACTTGAGACATACACAGATGCCATACGAAG ATGGGATATCAACGAAATTGATCGGCTTCCTGATTACATGAAAATCAGTTACAAAGCTATTCTAGATCTTTACAAAGATTATGAAAAGGAATTGTCTAGTGCTGGAAAATCTCATATTGTCAGCCACGCAATAGAAAGA ATGAAAGAAGTAGTAAGAAATTATAATGTCGAGTCAACATGGTTTATTGAAGGATATATGCCACCTGTTTCTGAATACCTAAGCAATGCACTAGCAACTACTACATATTACTACCTTGCGACAACATCATATTTGGGTATGAAGTCTGCTACGGAGCAGGATTTTGAGTGGTTGTCAAAGAACCCTAAAATTCTTGAAGCTAGTGTGATTATATGCCGAGTTATTGATGACACAGCAACATACGAG GTTGAGAAAAGTAGGGGACAAATTGCAACAGGAATTGAGTGCTGCATGAGAGATTATGGCATATCAACAAAAGAGGCAATGGCTAAATTTCAAGGAATGGCTGAAGCAGCATGGAAGGATCTTAATGAAGGATTTCTTAGGCCCACCCCTGTATCTACGGAGATTTTATGTCGTATTCTAAATCTTGCTCGTATTGTTGAGGTTACATATATACACAATTTAGATGGATACACTCATCCGGAAAAGGTCTTAAAACCTCACATTAATGCCCTACTTGTGGACTCCATCGAAATTTGA